One window from the genome of Cucumis melo cultivar AY chromosome 12, USDA_Cmelo_AY_1.0, whole genome shotgun sequence encodes:
- the LOC103483212 gene encoding uncharacterized protein LOC103483212, which produces MAPSSTLSRWLRPEVYPLFAAVGVAVGICGFQLIRNICINPEVRVSKENRAAGVLDNFAEGEKYSEHFLRKFVRNKSPEIMPSINNFFTDPSRN; this is translated from the exons ATGGCTCCTTCCTCCACCCTTAGTCGATGGCTGAGGCCTGAG GTTTACCCTCTTTTCGCGGCGGTAGGAGTGGCTGTCGGAATCTGCGGATTTCAGTTAATCCGTAACATCTGCATCAATCCTGAAGTCAG AGTGAGCAAGGAGAATAGGGCTGCTGGAGTGTTGGATAACTTTGCTGAGGGAGAGAAGTATTCTGAACATTTCCTGAGGAAGTTTGTACGCAACAAGTCCCCAGAAATTATGCCATCGATCAACAACTTCTTCACTGACCCAAGTCGAAACTAA